The Anastrepha ludens isolate Willacy chromosome 2, idAnaLude1.1, whole genome shotgun sequence DNA window AAGTTTCCAACATAATAAAACAATTCAAATTAAGTTGTTCCAAATTGGGCGCCAAATTTCAATCGATGGAGGTACGTAATAGCGCCTTTGCTGCTTTCATAGATACCTTTACAAGCAACACTTACGTGATGGTTGTCATGTCTGACCCAACAATACCTTCCGAGGCAACTTTGGTTAATATACGTAATGCGCGCAAATCATTTGAAGAATTGGAGAATCCAAACAGCATCGCAATGAATCATCATCAGTATCACTGATATAGGGTGTAAGGTGCAATGCACTGCAAGTGAGGAGGAAAGAAATGAGATGGAAATATATacgttttgaaaatgttttaacgTTGATCAGGAAACTCGGAAGTTTTGTCGAAGTCTGTTGCAAATAAGATTTTAATGTAGACTAAACTACTTGTACATTATGTCAATAAGCGAAAGTTATGAAAGCAGGCACATAGATAaggcgttttttgttttttaagggaTCACAGTACTATAAAGAATTAAAGCCCAATTGTAAAGAATTGCTTAAGctgcttattttttgtattttttgtttttttactagaaATTCATAACTAGACTTGATCGCCAAAGATGTATGTTTTAAAACACCTCAGCTCAAATCTTTCTCCCAATTTGCAGTGCATAATTAGTTATAGTTATTTGGTCATGCAACGTTTATGCGTGCGTGACATTTATGGATTGTTGCTTGATGAAAGTTATAAGATTTTGCActctttattatataaattaatgtTTACAGTACAGAAATGTCTTCATATATGCCACATATTTTTATAGCTACAATGATGTGTAAAGCTAATACAATACGATATCTACATATACATTAATGTAAGTggttaataaatactttttacaaCTATATAAGCGCTTCTTTTGATTCTTAAAAGTAattcatacacatgtacatacataaacatacatgtattttatttcttttttaactagCAAATAACAAAATACGACAAAAACATGTTTAATGCACTTAAccctatttacatacatacatagaaaatCATGTAGTGCATATCGGAAACTATTTTCCTTTTCGTTTTAAATTGGCTAGtagcattttgttgttgcattcaACATGCAACATATTCAAATTCCTATCACAGTCAGCATCATTTCGTCGTTTGGCGTATACCTCCCTTCTGCAGGCGTACATTAAGATCGTCATGAGTAGTAGCGACGCACCTCCTCCGTCAACTTTCCAACTGAACCCTCATCCACCGGCACGAAACGTTTTGCGCCACGACTGAAATAATATACGTCACCAGTGTATATGTCAAACCACAAGGCGTGTACATGCAAATCATGCGATTCGAGGCGCGGTTTTAAAAAGCCGTACGAGGCTACATTTGACAACTGCTGCAGCGTGTGGATCTGTGACAATTTATCTTCCATGGCAAACTTATCCTCCGGATCAATATAAGCGACAAAACGACGTAGTGGCGTTTCAGAAGAGAATATCAAAGGGCCTTGCATGCCGTCGTCTCGCCATGCCTTGAAATGTTCCAGACTGCTGTTGGCATGTGTCCACATCCAGGAACGAAGCGGCGACAGTCGACGATTGAGCTACATTAAATGGcgaaattaagtgaaattttgATTGGTCTACGTACAAAGAAACTTACTTGCGACGAGTAGTCCTCACATTGCAATTTGTACAGTAAATTCATGGCCTTGCAGTCACTATGGCCGCACACAATAATGTGTCGTATATCATTGACGACACAGCCCAATTCCAGTGCGGCTGGTTCGCAGCTAAAGTACTCATCTTGAAAGTGTTGTGCATGCGGTATCACGTTTCCGGCGTTACGCACTGCCAATATATACAAAAGTATACGTAAAGATAAGAagaatatggaagaaaacatatTAGTgctatcgtaaaaaaattgtgttgaagGAGCAATTATACAGGGAGCGTTTAGTCATATACCACATACACACCTACAAACATATCACCAACATGCGTATCCGTGTAACGCGTCGGTATCATACGGCTGTCCATGCAAGTGAAGAAAACGGCCTTGGGCTACGTGCCATGtgatatgaaaataaaagcagATAAATGAAGTGTATTAAATACGAATATATCTCACTGACTATACATGCGCGTATCTAAATAAGTGCACAATATCGATATTTGTACATATAGTTTACTGATAAATTTATGATGCGAATTCTAATAGGTAGATGAAGCCCTACTGACGCTGTGCATGTACAACGATTTCCACTAGAGCCGCTTAAACTCTGAAAGTGTAGCGTGGATAGAGCTTTCGAATTTTGAGCTCATTTAGTTTAAGGGAGATTAAAATATGTCACACACCCGAAATTGATTTCACTGATGTATTGCCGAATCACGCCTGCGCCTCTAGCCCCGCAGTAAACTGTGCATTTTAAGAAGTGATGAATTACTTGTGGATAAACGTTGCTCACATTGCGACCATTTTGCTTACTTACATAAAAACTGTGGCATAAATGAGTCAATCTATACCATAAACTGGGCGAAGCGGTCTGGAAGGTTAGACTGCTTTATATTCTGTTTTCCATAGGCATTCAAACCCATAAAAAGGCTGATACTTAACAAATTGAGGCCTTGGTTAAAGTTTAGGGCCACTTtttatagttttcttttttttaatttttgtgttaaatttttttagttttttgtttttaattttaaatttttattattttaatttacttaataaATTGAGGCCTTGATCAAAGTTTAGGAccactttttttagttttcttttttaaatttttttagttttttctttttaatttaaaatttttattattttaatttacttagccAATTGAGGCCTTGGTTAAAGTTTAAGGccgctttttaacacacttttattaggtcgggttgtatgtatgtatgtatgtatgtatgtaacggaatctttgagcttaattttcactggcttctaaaagtctgatcgacttgaaattttgcacacctatcaaggaccgatgacaatgcaataatttgatacaagttttccattatccttattaggattgccaggattaatattttcttttttttactgtgggcaaaaagtaaggtgaatttggttgtaaaatgaaaaatctttatttattcatgtaaatcagtttctcagacttcctccacgaaataagttcttcatcccgattacttctttattacggccgataactgcatagctttagactcacagtcgataagaaaggaattaaatataacacgaatatatcgaatcatttattcactgactgcaatgataacaataattttcattcataataaaaaaaaaaatagtttaaagaaactaaaaacacgctttttttgctaatcgaactaaaaagtagaaaataaaaaatagtttaaaaaaactaaaaaacacgcttttattgttaatcgaactaaaaagtagaaaataaattttagtgacaaagggacctataatgaagtaatagcaaatcgaacgatcagtcatagtcaactacctcagaacagaattataacaaaaattaagatacaaatagagtacataattcaaattagagttaaaagcgtgggatgcattttacttcactttcataaccctctgtacataggtagttgccaatagaatgattgtaatatttactatatcaagcatcccacgcttttaactctaatttgaattcctctatttgtatcttaatttttgttataattctgttctgaggtagttgactatgactgatcgttcgatttgctattacttcattataggtccctttgtcactaaaatttattttctactttttagttcgattaacaataaaagcgtgttttttagtttttttaaactattttttattttctactttttttagttttcttttttttgatttttgtttttaattttttttagttttatttttaatttttattattttaatttacttaacaaATTGAGGCCTTGGTTAAAGTTTAAGgccgcttttttaattttttttagtcttttctttttaatttaaaatttttattattttaatttacttagccAATTGAGGCCTTGGTTAAAGTTTAAGGCcgcttttttagtatttttttaatttttttttaatttttgtttttaaattttttttaattttaattttttattattttaattttcttaacaaaTTGAGGCCTTGATTAAAGTTGAAGGccgctttttttagttttctttttttttaatttttgtttttaaatttttttctttttaatttaaaatttttattattttaatttacttaacaaATTGAGGCCTTGATTAAAGTTTAAGGCCGCTTTTTttagtttccttttttttaatttttgttttacatttttagttttttaattttaattattttaatttacttcacAACCTGAGGTCTGGATTAATATTTaaggccgttttttttttgtttttttttttattttttatttttgtttttaattttttttcttaatttctaatatttttgtttttaatatttttaattttatttttttttcaatttttttttttaattttttcgttttaatttttttaaattttttcttttttatttttaaatgtcttctttttaattttttatcattatattaTTAGTTATAATTTGTTAAAGCCGTCGTAATTAgccgttgatttttttttgtttcttaaaatcTAGTAATTTTGCTACTATGAAAAGATGATTCCTTAAAATtgaggcaaaaataaattatggagAGTCGCGGAGTATCCAAAACAAACAGTAGCCTTTCTCCCAACTCCTTGGACTTGGttttgcattcaattaatttcattggtgttgttataattattgatattattattattattgttgttgggcggtgactaccattcgaaatttcggggaaaCATTAGTTCGAATTTccctgaaacaccaaaatgtagaaaacgttttttctaacagcggtcgcctctcgacaggcaatggcaaacgtccgaatgtacatatttctgacataaaaaagctcctcataaaaaatatctgccgttcggagtcgacttaaaacaaaacgcacgccacaaatagatggaggagctcgaccaaacatccaaaaaaaagAGGGTAAGCGCCAATTGGCATAGAATTTCCCCTTATATTGTTGttcttattattgttgttgtaacagcataaacattctccataaaTTTTTGAGGAGATCTGTTGGAATGGCAATCATTTGTCAGATATAAATCCGATTCGCTTCGTTAACGTAGAACCGAATGTCGACAGAACGagtctggttgttgttgttgtagcatttcATTAAGCCGTACTGGCAGCGGTGTAGTCACCGGTCGTCATCCTCTATCtgatctaacggtaggccctggagactggctgtttcgacgggcTGAGTCCAAAGAGAGCGTGTTAGGTAGCGGTTTTAAGAAGGCTTGGGAATAGATGGTTAGTAttgtgcggggtaccttcacatgccacACATTTATTAAGTTTGTCGGGATCGATTCTTGATAGGACTGAATTTAACCTGCTACGATATCCtcaacgtaattgtgccaaagtaACGCGAGTCTCACGAAGCAGCTGAAGCTGTTGGTTTTGTAGCAACATagacattccccatacatatacgaggaatgctgctgaagtgacagtccttgaccggatacgAATCCGGGTCATTGCCATTACGTAGAAAAGACTGCCGCAGAAAGTCATCTGCGATGGGTAGTGGTTGGACtacgatgacggcattcggtgATCGGGAGTTTGGGAAGGTGGTCAGAGACTCCCGATGGAACGAATCTCGTCTTACAGATCGGCTAATTACCTGTGGATATTCAAAATACGGACAAAGGTTCTGATAATTGATCCCGCTTCTAAGCTCAATAGCGTTCCTCGTTTTACGGTATGACTATTTTTCCCCCTCTTTTTTGCTTTAACTGTTTCATTATTACAGATCTGCTCGAATTTTAGCTAAATCGCTCTAAAACTGATGTAgtcaattataaaaaagttcttcgCCGAAAGCATTtcctcaattaaaaaaaatttacccgtAAAGCTTTTGATCACACAGATTTAATGTGGCAATAAAATTCTTAGGATTCGCAATCTGATGGGGGAATAAATTTGGAACAtcaaaacattttataataaaaatcaagtaCCAGCGCCACATAGCTAATACCGCAGCAATATCATCAGAATATGAAAAACCGATTGGACAATATTTTTCCTATTCACCATTTGAACACCCAAAACCACCCACTGGGTGAAATGACAAAGGCAAAGAGCCagttaatgaataaaaatttgcattaatttGTTGCTATATTCCATTTGGTAACCCAATTCTGCTAGCCAgaatattcgaaaaatttaaagccGCAGGAAGTTTAGTTATAACGTAATATTAAGCGTAAAATCTACGGAAACCCCCTGCTTCcttcttatttctattttttctattgaaattgaattaattttgtcGTGATACgtctccattttatttttgttttttaatacagCTCCCACACTTTAAATTGCCCGCCTAGGCCAAACCGCTACTAGGAAAACTTTCCGTTTGTTGCTCCAATGGAAAATATAAGAAAGTAACCGATAAGCCAGGCGTAGTCGCACTCCGCTACAGCAGCCGTCGTGTATTtgcattaacaaaaaataaatgtctggGAAATGGTATTATGTGATTAAACAAACTTTGCGGAGTTTAATCAAAATCTAGATTTATTAATGTAATGCAGGAATTTAGTTTAAAATCGACACTATATTATTTCTGTTAAGTTTCTTATCTAAAGTCCTCCGAGATTACTCATTAacgaaattatatacatacatacatagatactaacatttgtatgtatgtatgtacttatataaatgTACATAGCTGTACTCAATACTTTACACCGTAATGTacacacaaatataaaatattccacctttgttttgatatttcgagtTTTACGTTATTTTATGTGCCGGTCAAACAAACGCCCCAGCTGcggaagtattcgatgcggtgatagcagctggtggtagcaggagAAGGGGAAGTCctctcctttgcgttggaaagatcaagtggagaagaacttggtgTCACTTAatgtgtgtccaactggcgccgattagaaCGAGAAAGGAATaactggcgcgttttgttaaactcgacccaccaaatcgcttaagcgattaCCGCGACgaaaatcaagaagaagaagttacaGCGATGTTGTTCGACCGCTGTAATGTGTAGGTAAACATTGAAGTAGAACGTGTGGGAATAAAGTTCTGGTTGGTGTGTGTGACGTAAatagtatgtaagtatataagaaATGGATTTTCCTATTTGGGAAAGGATGAAAGGAGAGATGGATCAATTCCACTTGGGGAGTTCGTTGTTCAAAAACTGATGGATCCTTTCACAGGATGTAGAAGGAACGCAACAACAGATAATTATTTCACGAGTGTGTCATTAGCCAAgaaattacttgcaaaaaaaactaaaattgtggAAACAAATGAGAGTGTCCAAAGTTAGCCAAagaaagaaaagataaaatgGCTAGATTGCAAAATAGCAAATTGTGTAAATCACATTACATtactcttacatacatacatacatacatacagacatacataattggcgcttacacttttttgtggcgtgcgttttgatgttgttccacaaatggaggggcctacagttttaagccgactacgaatgggagatattttttatgaggatccttttcatgcagaaatacactcgcaggtttgccattgcctggagaggggcaaccgctattagaaaaaacttttagtcTTACTGTGTATACATAGAAGTAAGCCAAAGAAAGTGCTTGCCCGAAGTTTCAAACATAACTCAATAGAAAGAGAAAAAAGCAAGACGCGTTTACCGGAAATCATTAGATTTAAAATCTAGattttaaaatctaaaaataatacaaaacttggTATAGATGTGGCAGACGACATGACAAGGAAGTACTGCTGAAATAAATGCCtggattttgtataaaaaacgaCGGGTGAAAACATTTCGATGCAGAAATTTTTGTTGAAGTTCGCTTCAGAACTCGGcgttgcatataaaaaatctcAAGAAAAACAGCCTTTACCAGCACCGTCCGCAAACTCCGATTTGCCCGCATGAAAAACTTgtgaaacacaattttttaaaggttATAAAACAACAGTAATCTGTTCGAGGTGCAAAAAATATGCTTGTGACAAATGCACATTTCAGgcttaaataatttgtaaacaatGTGAAGAAGCAgaataaagtatattatgtatgcattacattctatataaaaatttaaatttatttgcttttttaaaaagaatttttgaaattatataatatcaaaatgtaaaaaaaatgtgaccAAAACTTcctaaaaattctttattttatatatacaataggCAATAAATGAGCCATTATCTGCTTTGAATAACAAAATCGATAACTTTTTAATCttgaaactttatttaataCGACATTAGTTGTAgaatgaaccatatttttatgaaaaactaatgaaatttaaaaaaaaaaaacatagttatCAAAACTGGTAAAAATATCGCATTGCTAATTAGATGCACGCCGCCGTATATATgaacatatttaatatagagAGCAGAAACGCATGCCTATCAATAAGCAGCACAACGCCGATTGTCACCCGAGCGCACGTTTCTTtgataaagcaaaaataaataaaaacaaaattgtgttaaaaGCAAGCACACATATAAAAAATCATAAGTATGACGAAAGCTATGAAAAGGCGTTCGGGAGCGTATCCCTATAAAAAGAGATAgctattatttatacatatatacatacatgtacatgtgtatgtgtgtatgtgtgtatgaataattttaattttgcactcGACCGATGCCGCTAACGGAAACTTAAAGGTTAACATGACTAGCTGTTTGACGctataagtacataaatatacatacatacatatgtacatgcatacctaTTTGGGCAGATGTGTACGAACATATATGTGCGCTTTCACGTTTTCATTATGACACTTAGTAAGTAAtatgagcatacatacatacatatacacttgcAATAGCTCAATATGAggtaataaatttgtattgtttATATCAGTGTCTCGCTGctgtcttttaaaaaaattccaaaattgccTTTCTGATATGGTACTTTATGATTACATACGTCTACCATATATATGCCTAGACTAATTGGGTTTGCTGATCTTTGCTTGATGTTGTTGTAGAGACATAAACATTCTCCACACATgcatggggaatgctgctagaGGGACAGTCCTTGACCAGACATATAATACATGAATCGGGGTTGTTCGGGTAACATATAGAACCGATTGCCGTGAGAACGACCTTATTGGTCAATGTTTTAATAACCAATCATAacggaaaatttttaattataattgtatTTCGGTTGTGTATCAATACTTtgtgttttctaattttaattgccgcatattaatattttttagcgtCCACGCCGATTTCACATTCATAGGTCGTGTTTATTGATATGTAttcaagtacatatgtatgtatgcgtgcatacttataatacatatgtagttaTGTACTTGCGTGCTCATGCTCATACTTGTGCGTAACTCTTTAAATTCACGTGTGTTTTATTGATGCCTGTTGATACATAATatctatgtgcatacatacctcGGGATGATCACGAACTTTTTGGAATTCCTTCACCATTTGTTCACGCGTCGTGTTCCGATAACGCATGATACCACGCAATATACGCTCCATATCCAAACTATTTTGCTACCTCTCCACTACGCCTTGTCCACACAAATGTCCTTCAATTTTGGCAAAGCGCGCACCTAAAGtcatatacttatttttatgtatgtatgtatgatgttTCTGCACAAACTCTCACtagacttttgtttttgtttttaatattttcagcacCGCCTGTTCAAATGTAAGTAATTAGTTGTGACACAAAGATTTGGTGGTTTGTGTATGGCAATTAAAATACTCTTCTCCTAACCAACAACCAACCAAGCAAAAGGCACTAGACTTTTTTCGATACTGTCCTAACACCGACTAAATCGTAGGACGCGCGCTTTAAGCGTATCTGGCGTCGCGATACGCTCATCTAATCCAAAGAGCGCTAGCATTCAAAtgcttttaatacatttttgttttctttcatttgagAATTCTGTACTAGATAGAGCTATTCATGATTGTTGCGAAAACTTTTTTGTTCGACgactacttttatttatttatttcttttttaatttgcgcatgtataagtatgtagttACGACTGGAGTGTACCGACTTTTGTGTTGAAAGCTTCATTCCTAAGTGGGCACTGTGAGAGTAATCGCATGTTTTAGTCGCTGTTTGGTTTCTTTGCCCGTCTACACAATGGCCACAAGCAACAGTGCGTTCTGTTTGCTTTTGAAGGCGAACTGGTGCGCCCAAAAGGCTCTCCCGCCCATATGTGTGCAAATACTCACAAAACTTTCTAGCCTTACCGGCCTAAGATAACGAGTTCTTATGGGCTGCAGTGTGTGTAATCATGAGTACTCAAGAAtacgagagagagagaaagcttCAGCTTTCGGCACCAGTTGCATTATTATTCTCCAATACTGCAGCGCCTTATGTGAAAATATTGCTATTTCGAGAGCTTTGTATACCCTACAAACCACAATTGTGATTacgaataaaaattgtttgataaagtaagtaaaaaacTATAACGAGCGCTGATATTTGTATTTCTGGCCTAACAATAGAAAAATGGAAAgcagttttattgtttttttctaaatattcttcATGATAG harbors:
- the LOC128864414 gene encoding beta carbonic anhydrase 1, which codes for MERILRGIMRYRNTTREQMVKEFQKVRDHPEPKAVFFTCMDSRMIPTRYTDTHVGDMFVVRNAGNVIPHAQHFQDEYFSCEPAALELGCVVNDIRHIIVCGHSDCKAMNLLYKLQCEDYSSQLNRRLSPLRSWMWTHANSSLEHFKAWRDDGMQGPLIFSSETPLRRFVAYIDPEDKFAMEDKLSQIHTLQQLSNVASYGFLKPRLESHDLHVHALWFDIYTGDVYYFSRGAKRFVPVDEGSVGKLTEEVRRYYS